TCACGACCGATTTCCTGCAAATACTTATCAAGAGAAGCGCTCTCTCTGTTAGTGATACTTTTGGTAATCTTTAGTTGTCTCATTCTTTTAAAACAGATTTGGAGTGCAAATTTACGACAAATAATTTGTTAACATACAAAATTTAAGTAACTTTTACACTATATTTTTCAACTAATAAAACAAAAAGAGATGCCGACAAGTTGATTGTCGGCATCCTTTTTCTATTTCATTAGCTTATCCTGTAATCTTCTTACCTTATTTTATATATTACTCTTGAGTAAGATCGACAGCGAAGTATCCGCGTTTACCAGATGGGAACACACCGGTCAGGAACAATACCTGATTCGGAGACTTAACGGCAGCTTTCATCACCTCTTCCAAATCGCTGACTTTGCGCATCGGCTGGTCGTTAGCTTTGAGGATAATGAAACCTTTACGAACTCCTGCATCTGACATCTTACCGGAAGACACTCCTGTCACTTGCAAACCGTAACCTAAATTCAATTGTTTCTTCAAATCATCCGGCAACTCTTTGAAAGCAGCTCCCAGGATTTCCATGCCTGCATCCTTCACGATCTTGGTAGTACCTTGTTCGTTCTTCAACGTCACTTCAACGGTCTTTTCTTTCTTATCGCGCATCAGTTTCACTTTCACCTTATCACCCGGACGATGTTTCGCAAGAGCCTCTTGCAAGTCGGCCATATTGGATACTTTCTTATTATCCACACCGATAATTACATCGTCCACTTTGATGTCAGCTCCTGCAGCAGAACCATTCTCTACGATTTCAGAAACCCATACTCCTTCTACAACACCCAGTTCTTTAGCTTTATCTGCCAGTGTCTTACCGGATTTATCAATCGGTTGACGGTCGTCCATCAAACTGCTACCGATAGAACCACCACGAATACCAAGCAATGCACGTTGTACTGTTCCGTATTGTTTCAGGTCGGTAATTACTTTCGTCATAATGCTGGTCGGGATAGCGAAACCGTATCCTGCATAAGCACCTGTCGGAGAAGAAAGCACCGAATTGATACCTATCAGTTCACCTTTGGCATTTACCAGCGCACCACCACTATTTCCTTGATTGATAGCAGCATCCGTTTGGATGAATGATTCTATACCACCATTATATACTCCCAACGAACGGGCTTTTGCACTTACGATACCGGCAGTTACAGTAGAATTCAGATTGAACGGGTTACCTACTGCCAATACCCACTCTCCTACCCTCAACGCTTCGGAGTCTCCTACCGGAATAGTCGGGAAATCATCACCTTCTATTTTCACCAATGCAAGGTCGGTGCTGGGGTCGGTACCAATCACGCGTCCTTTAAACTCACGGTTGTCATTCAGTTTCACACTGATTTCATCCGCCCCTTCAATCACGTGATTATTCGTTACGATATATCCATCCTTCGAGATGATCACTCCCGAACCAAAACCTACACGAGGTTGAGACTGTATCTGACGCTGCTGTCCGCGTCCATCACCAAAAAAGAAATCGAAGATGTCCGGCGCTTGCTGAACTGTTCTTGTTTTAGCTTCTTGAGTAGACCTTATATGTACGACAGCATGA
The Bacteroides caecimuris DNA segment above includes these coding regions:
- a CDS encoding trypsin-like peptidase domain-containing protein yields the protein MKQTTKNILGVGAIILLSSGVAGLTTYKLLQSNEAAKETSFNEMFKQNPNVKLAAFDAVNAQPVDLTQAAENSLHAVVHIRSTQEAKTRTVQQAPDIFDFFFGDGRGQQRQIQSQPRVGFGSGVIISKDGYIVTNNHVIEGADEISVKLNDNREFKGRVIGTDPSTDLALVKIEGDDFPTIPVGDSEALRVGEWVLAVGNPFNLNSTVTAGIVSAKARSLGVYNGGIESFIQTDAAINQGNSGGALVNAKGELIGINSVLSSPTGAYAGYGFAIPTSIMTKVITDLKQYGTVQRALLGIRGGSIGSSLMDDRQPIDKSGKTLADKAKELGVVEGVWVSEIVENGSAAGADIKVDDVIIGVDNKKVSNMADLQEALAKHRPGDKVKVKLMRDKKEKTVEVTLKNEQGTTKIVKDAGMEILGAAFKELPDDLKKQLNLGYGLQVTGVSSGKMSDAGVRKGFIILKANDQPMRKVSDLEEVMKAAVKSPNQVLFLTGVFPSGKRGYFAVDLTQE